The Malus domestica chromosome 10, GDT2T_hap1 nucleotide sequence CGCGGGCAAGAATAATTGTATAAAACTATTTTAGTATTTTGTACATCAAGCTCCcccttctcttctccctcaatggatatatatttcattttttgaaaagtttgattCCTCTCCAACTTGATTGCATGTAGTTACTTGAACGAGATAAGGCTCCATAAACTCCATACTTGAAGTAAAAGGTTGCTCGGCCGTGATCTCTGGCGACAAACTTCCGTTTGCCGTCGATAAAAATTGTCACTTTCCCTGCAGCAACGTTGTGAATCACATTCAGCCTAACCCACTTATCGTAGATATTAGGGGCTACCACATTGTGAGCATAGTACTTCAAATCCCCATCATAGACCCTCAGTTGCAGAGCTGTCGCTTGTTTGGATGAACCAAATATCTGCATTATTGTGACCCCTGAGGTGCCTTGTGGGACAAGAAAATTGCCTTCAAATTGCCAAACCCCGGAAGTGTAGTCATGCCCCTACAACAAAGTCCACACATGAAATGAAATCAACTTCCCTAATATACAAGAAAGAAATTCAATGGGACTTGAAAAATGCTTTGTGGACAACCAAAAGTGCTTCTAACTATCTTTGACAGAACAACTTCGAAGAGCACTTTCAAATGGAGAGAATATAAGCCTAAATAGATCACAATATTGGACATTGATTGATGTTGTAATAAAGTGTTTCTGGGTCAAGATGTGTGCTTGTAATAAAAGCGCTTCGTACAAAAGCAGTTCCAAACGTGCAAAGGTCGGTATAAGCCTAGAAGTATAAGAGAAAGCGAGAGAGGACAAAGATACATACAGAAATTCTGATTTCGGAGCGTGGCCTGGTTGGATTGTGCTTTTGAAAGGGCTTGTCGTGGTTGTAGATCCAAAACTTTTCAACTCCATCTTTATTACCGTAACGCTCATGAGGAGACTTGTTATACGGCTTCTGCAACTTTCGATTTTGTGCAGTGAAATGCACAGGTGTGAATCCAGAAGTGGGATCAGCACAACAGAAATGTTGGGCTTCAACGAAGAAGATGATCTGTAGCAAAAACACAACCTTTTTGAAGTTACAAGAACTGATGATGCTTTTCATTTTTGTATGATAAAATCAAACGATGTGAATTGTAAGAATTTTATAGGTAAGATATATATGAGTCAAATGACAAACATCCATGTCCCCGTTGCTTAAATCTTATCGGATATAAAGGAGTTCTTCCCTTGAGAATGGGCAACTGCCTAACCTACATgcattactttttatttttattttttaaacacttGAGAAATTTTGCAACGAAGATTCTCGATGGACAAGACAACCATA carries:
- the LOC103444708 gene encoding citrate-binding protein-like, with amino-acid sequence MKSIISSCNFKKVVFLLQIIFFVEAQHFCCADPTSGFTPVHFTAQNRKLQKPYNKSPHERYGNKDGVEKFWIYNHDKPFQKHNPTRPRSEIRISGHDYTSGVWQFEGNFLVPQGTSGVTIMQIFGSSKQATALQLRVYDGDLKYYAHNVVAPNIYDKWVRLNVIHNVAAGKVTIFIDGKRKFVARDHGRATFYFKYGVYGALSRSSNYMQSSWRGIKLFKK